A single Aggregatilinea lenta DNA region contains:
- a CDS encoding RNA polymerase sigma factor: protein MEADLIRRAAQGDAEAFEALVRQHEQIVFRLAYLIVGDADDAQDIAQEAFIRAYHALPRFDVERPLRPWLLQITRNLARNRRRALGRYAAALTRAFRAAPQTTHSAEAEHAQRGEVQALWDAIRTLDARDQEIIYLRYMLELPVAETADILNVEPGTVKSRLSRALTRLRGVVEADFPLLAEGRRP from the coding sequence TTGGAGGCCGACCTGATCCGCCGCGCGGCGCAGGGCGACGCAGAAGCATTTGAGGCGCTGGTGCGCCAGCATGAGCAGATCGTGTTCCGGCTGGCGTACCTGATCGTGGGCGACGCCGACGACGCGCAAGACATCGCGCAGGAGGCGTTCATCCGCGCCTACCACGCGCTGCCGCGCTTCGACGTGGAACGTCCGCTGCGGCCCTGGCTGCTGCAAATCACGCGCAACCTCGCCCGCAACCGCCGCCGCGCGCTTGGACGCTACGCCGCCGCGCTGACGCGGGCGTTTCGAGCCGCGCCGCAAACCACACACAGCGCCGAGGCCGAGCACGCCCAACGCGGCGAGGTGCAGGCGCTGTGGGATGCCATCCGCACGTTGGACGCCCGCGACCAGGAGATCATTTATTTGCGTTACATGCTGGAACTGCCGGTTGCAGAGACGGCGGATATATTGAACGTCGAGCCGGGCACGGTGAAGTCGCGGCTCAGCCGGGCGCTGACACGGTTGCGCGGCGTGGTCGAAGCGGACTTCCCGCTGCTGGCCGAAGGACGGCGACCATGA
- a CDS encoding argininosuccinate synthase yields the protein MEQGPVKKVVLAYSGGLDTSVIVTWLRNTYNCEVICFTADLGQEDELDGLEEKAIKTGASKLYIRDLREEFLRDFVFPTLQAGAVYERVYLLGTSFARPLIAKHLVEIAEAEGADAIAHGCTGKGNDQVRFELTAMALNPKLRVIAPWREWDIRSREDAIAYAQEFNIPITSTLKSIYSRDRNIFHISHEGGPLEDPWNEPPEDMYQLSNSPQSAPDETEEITLSFEKGIPVALNGEALDPVTLFDRLNALGSKHGIGRVDMVENRLVGMKSHGVYETPGGTIVRAAHQALESLCLDKAVMHYKDFVAVKYAELVYNGQWYTRLREALDAFVQETQQTVTGDVRLKLYKGNLILAGRRSPYSLYREDYASFGHMDIYNQTDAEGFIHMLGLPMKVDALLSIDGTGKSRYRQPDYTRFKRD from the coding sequence ATGGAGCAAGGCCCCGTTAAAAAAGTTGTCCTGGCCTATAGTGGCGGCCTGGATACCTCAGTCATCGTTACCTGGCTGCGAAACACCTATAACTGCGAAGTAATTTGCTTTACCGCCGACCTCGGCCAGGAAGACGAACTGGACGGTCTGGAAGAGAAGGCGATCAAGACCGGCGCAAGCAAGCTGTACATCCGCGACCTGCGCGAAGAATTCCTGCGCGATTTCGTGTTTCCCACGCTGCAGGCCGGGGCCGTCTACGAGCGCGTGTACCTGCTCGGCACGTCGTTCGCCCGCCCGCTGATCGCCAAGCACCTCGTGGAGATCGCGGAAGCTGAAGGCGCGGACGCGATCGCACACGGCTGCACCGGCAAGGGGAACGATCAGGTCCGCTTCGAGCTGACCGCGATGGCGCTGAATCCCAAGCTGCGCGTGATCGCTCCGTGGCGCGAGTGGGACATCCGCAGCCGTGAGGACGCCATCGCCTACGCGCAGGAATTCAACATCCCGATCACCTCGACGCTGAAGAGCATCTACAGCCGCGACCGCAACATCTTCCACATCAGCCACGAGGGTGGCCCGCTGGAAGATCCGTGGAACGAGCCGCCGGAAGACATGTATCAGCTCAGCAACAGCCCGCAGTCCGCGCCGGACGAGACGGAAGAGATCACGCTGAGCTTCGAGAAGGGCATCCCCGTAGCGCTCAACGGCGAGGCGCTCGACCCGGTGACGCTGTTCGACCGCCTGAACGCGCTCGGCTCCAAGCACGGCATTGGCCGCGTGGACATGGTCGAGAACCGGCTGGTCGGCATGAAGAGTCACGGCGTCTATGAGACGCCCGGCGGCACGATCGTGCGCGCCGCGCATCAGGCGCTCGAATCGCTGTGCCTGGACAAGGCCGTCATGCACTACAAGGATTTCGTCGCGGTCAAGTACGCCGAGCTGGTCTACAACGGCCAGTGGTACACCCGCCTGCGTGAAGCGCTCGACGCCTTCGTGCAGGAGACGCAGCAGACCGTCACCGGCGACGTGCGCCTGAAGCTGTACAAGGGCAACCTCATCCTGGCCGGACGCCGCAGCCCGTACAGCCTCTACCGCGAGGACTACGCGTCCTTCGGCCATATGGACATCTACAACCAGACCGACGCGGAAGGCTTCATCCATATGTTGGGCCTGCCGATGAAGGTGGACGCGCTGCTGAGCATCGACGGCACAGGCAAGAGCCGCTACCGCCAGCCCGACTACACTCGCTTCAAGCGCGACTAA
- the leuB gene encoding 3-isopropylmalate dehydrogenase gives MQAKIVTLPGDGIGPEVVAEALRVLNRVAERYGHNFTFDEQMMGGCAIDAVGNPLPDDTLAAAEQADAVLLGAVGGPKWSDPTAPVRPEQGLLKLRKHFDLFANLRPVKVYPELAQHAPLRPDLLEGVDILFVRELTSGAYFGERHEQGDGSNAWDTMFYTVDEVDRVARVAFEAARKRSGRLASIDKANVLASMRLWRRTVNDVARDYPDVQVEHVLVDACAMYLMRNPAQFDVLLAENMFGDILSDEASVLAGSLGMLPSASLGSGTFGVYEPIHGSAPDIAGKGIANPIATIMSAAMLLRYSLNLEAEANAVEAAVEAAIASGARTADIVEKGGSPVSTSAFTDLVLDGLK, from the coding sequence GCGTGGCCGAGCGCTACGGGCACAACTTCACGTTCGACGAGCAGATGATGGGCGGCTGCGCCATCGACGCGGTGGGCAATCCGCTGCCCGACGACACGCTGGCCGCCGCCGAACAGGCCGACGCCGTGCTGCTGGGCGCGGTCGGTGGGCCGAAGTGGTCCGACCCCACCGCCCCGGTCCGCCCGGAGCAGGGACTGCTCAAGCTGCGCAAGCACTTCGACCTGTTCGCCAACCTGCGTCCGGTCAAGGTCTACCCCGAACTGGCGCAGCATGCCCCGCTGCGTCCAGATCTGCTGGAAGGCGTGGACATTCTGTTCGTGCGCGAGCTGACCAGCGGCGCGTATTTCGGCGAGCGGCACGAGCAGGGCGACGGCAGCAATGCCTGGGACACCATGTTCTATACGGTGGACGAGGTGGATCGCGTGGCGCGCGTGGCGTTCGAGGCGGCGCGCAAGCGCAGCGGGCGGTTGGCCTCGATCGATAAGGCTAACGTGCTGGCTTCGATGCGGCTGTGGCGGCGGACCGTTAACGATGTGGCGCGCGATTATCCTGACGTGCAGGTTGAGCACGTCCTGGTCGATGCGTGCGCGATGTACCTGATGCGCAATCCCGCGCAGTTCGACGTGCTGCTGGCCGAGAATATGTTTGGCGACATCCTCAGCGATGAAGCCTCGGTGCTGGCCGGATCGCTGGGCATGCTGCCGTCCGCGTCGCTGGGCAGCGGCACGTTCGGCGTCTACGAGCCGATCCACGGTTCCGCGCCGGACATCGCGGGCAAGGGCATCGCCAACCCGATCGCCACGATCATGAGCGCGGCCATGCTGCTGCGTTACAGCCTGAACCTGGAGGCGGAAGCGAACGCGGTCGAGGCGGCGGTCGAAGCGGCCATCGCCAGCGGCGCGCGTACGGCGGACATCGTGGAAAAGGGCGGATCGCCGGTCAGCACGTCCGCGTTCACGGATCTGGTGCTGGACGGGCTGAAGTAG
- the argH gene encoding argininosuccinate lyase yields the protein MTLWGGAFSQPTDDAVRRLNDSLRFDWRLYDVDISGSIAWAHALAGAGVITEDEYAALADGLERVRAEFAGGTFEAASGDEDIHTAVERRLGALVGDVAGKLHTGRSRNDQVATDVLLWLIRAQKDVRAAILPLATALRGQAQRGRDAVMPGYTHFQPAQPITAAHWWLSHFWPLTRDIERLAEQADRWRDKCPLGSGALAGTPYAINRQRLAERLGFRRATANSLDGVADRDHVAEFLFALTLLGVHLSRLAEDLIVYANPALGFVRLDERYSTGSSLMPQKRNPDPLELARGKAGRAIGNLTGFLATLKGLPTAYNKDLQEDKEPLFDAYDTIMALLPPLVGLIETIRINPDRMEAALDESMLATDLADYLVERGVPFRQAHVMAGRVVRAAEERGVPLSGVPLDALREISEHFTEDVSAVFDFRAAAARRKAPGGTGDYDGQMRRAEAWLATQKA from the coding sequence ATGACCCTTTGGGGCGGAGCCTTTTCCCAGCCGACCGATGACGCGGTTCGCCGCCTGAACGACAGCCTGCGCTTCGACTGGCGGCTGTATGACGTGGACATCAGCGGCAGCATCGCGTGGGCGCACGCGCTCGCCGGAGCGGGCGTGATCACCGAAGACGAGTACGCGGCGCTGGCCGACGGGCTGGAACGGGTCCGCGCGGAGTTCGCGGGCGGGACGTTCGAAGCGGCCTCCGGCGATGAGGACATCCACACCGCCGTCGAGCGCCGCCTGGGTGCGCTGGTCGGGGACGTAGCAGGCAAGCTGCACACGGGCCGCAGCCGCAACGATCAGGTGGCGACGGACGTGCTGCTGTGGCTGATCCGCGCGCAGAAGGACGTGCGGGCCGCGATCCTGCCGCTGGCGACGGCGCTGCGCGGTCAGGCACAGCGCGGACGCGACGCGGTGATGCCGGGTTATACGCACTTCCAGCCCGCGCAGCCGATCACCGCTGCGCACTGGTGGCTGAGCCACTTCTGGCCGCTCACGCGTGACATCGAACGGCTGGCGGAGCAGGCCGACCGCTGGCGCGACAAGTGCCCGCTGGGGTCCGGCGCGCTGGCCGGAACACCCTACGCCATCAACCGCCAGCGCCTCGCGGAACGGCTCGGCTTCCGCCGCGCGACGGCCAACAGCCTCGATGGGGTCGCGGACCGCGATCACGTCGCGGAATTTCTGTTCGCACTGACGCTGCTGGGCGTGCACCTCAGCCGTCTGGCGGAAGACCTGATCGTCTACGCCAATCCCGCGCTGGGCTTCGTGCGCCTGGACGAGCGTTACAGCACGGGCAGCAGTCTGATGCCGCAGAAGCGCAACCCCGATCCGTTGGAGCTGGCGCGCGGCAAAGCGGGACGCGCCATCGGCAACCTGACGGGCTTCCTGGCGACGCTCAAGGGCCTGCCGACCGCCTATAACAAGGATCTGCAAGAGGACAAGGAACCGCTGTTCGACGCCTACGACACGATCATGGCGCTGCTGCCGCCGCTGGTCGGGCTGATCGAGACGATCCGGATCAACCCGGACCGTATGGAGGCCGCGCTGGACGAAAGTATGCTGGCGACGGATCTGGCGGATTACCTCGTGGAGCGCGGTGTGCCGTTCCGGCAGGCGCACGTTATGGCTGGGCGCGTGGTGCGCGCCGCCGAGGAGCGCGGCGTACCGCTCTCCGGCGTGCCGCTGGACGCCCTGCGCGAGATCTCGGAACACTTCACCGAGGACGTCAGCGCCGTGTTCGACTTCCGCGCGGCGGCGGCGCGGCGCAAAGCGCCGGGCGGCACAGGCGACTACGACGGGCAGATGCGCCGCGCCGAGGCGTGGCTGGCGACGCAAAAGGCATAA